The sequence GTTGTTCACCACGTCTTCGGCGTCGGGCGGCAGGCTGGCGGCTTGGCCGGTGGCTGCGTCACGCGCTTGGGCGCCGTCCACGATCCACACGCGCTGAGGCGTGAGCTTGACCGCATCGTTGAGCAAAGCCTCCACCAAAGGCGGCAGGCCGGCATCGGCTTGGGCAGCGGCGCTGCTCAGGGCGGTGATGCGGGCGTCGGTGTCGCCCTCGGCAATGGCTCGGGCCTGGTCGGCCGTGAGCGCACGGGCCGGCAACGCCGCCAGCCCAGTGGACAGCGCGACAGCCAGCAGCAAAAAGGGTCGGCGCAGAAGCATGGTGAAACGACTCGTGGAACCAGAAAAAAACAGCGGGCCAGGCCGCAACCGGCCGGCCCGCTGAAGGGTGAGGCAGCTTATCGACCCAACAGAACCCAGCGCGACGACAGCAGCAGGAGAAAACGTCGCGCAGGTGGTTGGGTCGTCAGCCGATCACTTCTTGGTGGGCACGTTCTTCTTGCCCTTGTTTTCGGCGATGTAGTCGCTCCACGGATCGGCTTGCACCGGGCCCTTGGTCTTCCACACCACGTTGAACTGGCCATCGGCCTTGACTTCGCCGATGAACACCGGCTTCCAGAGGTGGTGGTTTTCCTTGTCCATGGTGGACATGAAACCGCCCGGCGCTTGGAAGGTCTGGCCGGCCATGGCGGCGATCACCTTGTCGGTGTCGGTGGTCTTGGCCTTGGCCACGGCTTGGGCCCACATGTGCAAGCCAATGTAGGTGGCTTCCATCGGGTCGTTGGTCAGCGGCTTGTCGGCGTGGCCGGGGATTTTCTTGGCCTTGGCGTACTCGCTCCACTTTTTCACGAACTCGGTGTTGGCCGGGCTCTTGATCGACATGAAGTAGTTCCAAGCCGCCAGGTGACCCACCAGCGGCTTGGTGTCCACGCCGCGCAGTTCTTCTTCACCCACCGAGAACGCCACCACCGGCACGTCGGTCGCCTTCAGGCCCTGGTTGCCCAGTTCTTTGTAGAACGGCACGTTGGAGTCGCCGTTGATGGTGGACACCACCGCCGTCTTCTTGCCTTCCGAAGCGAACTTCTTGATCTTGGCGATGATGCTCTGATAGTCGGCATGACCGAAGGGGGTGTACTCCTCCATGATGTCCGACTCGGGGATGCCCTTGGCCTTCAAGAAAGCGCGCAGGATCTTGTTGGTGGTGCGCGGGTAGACGTAGTCGGTGCCCAGCAGCACGAAACGCTTGGCCGAACCGCCGTCCTTGCTCATCAGGTATTCAACGGCAGGGATGGCCTGTTGGTTGGGCGCCGCGCCGGTGTAGAACACGTTCTTGGACAGCTCTTCCCCTTCGTACTGCACCGGGTAGAACAGCAGCGAGTTGGTTTCTTCGAACACCGGCAGCACCGACTTGCGGCTCACCGAAGTCCAGCAGCCGAACACAGCGGCCACCTTGTCCTGGGTGATGAGCTGCTTGGCCTTCTCAGCGAACAGCGGCCAGTTCGAAGCCGGATCGACCACCACGGGTTCGAGCTTTTTGCCCAACACGCCGCCCTTGGCGTTGATTTCGTCGATGGTCATCAGGGCAACGTCCTTCAGGACGGTTTCCGAGATGGCCATGGTGCCCGACAGCGAGTGCAGGATGCCGACCTTGATGGTGTCAGCGGCTTGGGCCAGCGACGAGAAACCCAGGGCGCAAGCGGTGGCGGCCAGCGCGGTGATCGAACGACGGGAAATCTTCATGAAGTGGGCTCCGAACCTTGCGTGTGGAAGAAGTGGGTGGAACGGCTGCAAGGTTAGGTGGAGGCCGGGTGCGTACCAATACGCACACTGGCGTACATGACAGAATCCGCCCGCATCGTTTCCCCCACCGCACACCGTTCGGCATGAGTGAATTCGTCATCAAATACTGGCGTTGCGGCACCAAGCCCGTGGACGAACAAGGCAACTATGTCCACATCGTGGGCCGGAGAGCAGGCAGCCTGGGCACTTTGCTGACGCTGTTGCGCATCGACCCCAGCATCAAACTGCTGATCGGGCTGGACCGCATCGAACTGCGCCAAGCTTCGCTGATGGGCATCAGCACGCGCATGATCCCGCTGGAAAGTCTGTCATCCTCGTTCTACGGTCAACATAAACCGTGGAAGCGTTCGCTGCTGCTGCTGTTGGGGTTTGGAGCGCTGGCCCTGTCCGTGCTCATGGATCGCAGCGATTGGGTGACGGCACTGAGCTTGCTCGTCGCTGGGGTCGTGGTGGCCACGATGCAGTACCTGTTGCATCAATCTGTGCTGCTGGGCCTGCAAGAGATGGGGGGGCACCAGAGTGTCATCCGCTTCCGCCCCTGCTTTCTGGACAACGTGGACATCGACGAACAGCAAGCGCGCCAAGTGTGCAAAATCGTCCAACGCCTGGCCGATGCCAAACGCAAGCGCCTGATGCTCACCGTTGGCAGCGGGCGTTAGCCAACGGGATTCTCGGTTTCCACCTCAAAACCCACGATGTTCCGCGTGGTGCGGCTGAACTCGATACCGATCAGGTAAATCGGCTCGCCTCGCCCCCGGTATTTTTCCGCGTAGCCGCGTCGGCGGCATTGCGCCAGCGCTTCGCCCTTCGGTACCAGCTCCACCACCTTGAACTCGAACAACCACACCGCGTTGTTGAACAACACCGCCATGTCAATGCGCCCGTGGTTCGTCGTATCTTCCAGCCGAATTTCCAACCCCGAAGCGGCAAAGTAGCTGTAAAACACACTGGCGTAGTGGCCCTCAAACTCCGCCAGTTTGTTTTTGCGATACCAATCATGCGGAATGCTGGCAAACAGGGCGTGGAACACCGCTTGCATACCGGTTGCGTCCCCGGCACGCAACAGTTTGAGCAGTTGCATGCGCGCAGTGAGCCCCTGCCGATCCGGCACACCGTACCCTTTGAGCAGCGCACCATTCAAACTGGTTTCGACTTCACGATTCGGATAACCCAGCGTGTACACCCACTGCGCCCGAGAAAGCTCCTCACGCCCGCGCAACGTCAGATAACCCGTTTGAAACAGCAGCGCTTCGGGCGGAATATCCTCCACATCAAAAGAGGAAATGAGCTGCTCCATCGCCATCACTTGGCTCAAATCTGGCGTGAAAAATTGGCGCTCGGCCAAAAGTTTGACCAAAAACGTGGGCGTGCCGGTTTCAAACCAGTAAGGGCGGAAATCTCGGTGGCGAAACAGCAGCAGCACATCAAATGGGTTGTAAACGCCTTCGCCCAGCCAGTTGTAGCCGTTGTACCAGCGGCGGATGTCCTCCCGATCCAGCCCCGGCAACTCGGGCGCGAACACCGTGTCCACATCCTCATCGGTGTAGCCACAAATGGCACTGAAACGGGCATCCAGCGTGATGTCTTCCAAATGATTCAGCCCCGAAAACAAACTCACTTTGCTGAACTTGGAAACCCCCGTGAGCAACACAAACTTCAGGTGCGCGTCGCTGTCTTTTAAAACGCTGTAAAGGTCTTTGAGCGCCTCGCGCATTTCGGTGGCCCGGGCGCTGTCGGTGATGTTATCGAGAATGGGTTTGTCATACTCATCGACCAGCACCACCACGCGCTGGCCACACTGCGCATGCAACGCTTCGATCAAGTGACTCAGACGCCGACGCATCGATAACATTTGCTGCGCCAAACCACAGGCCGCCTCATGGGGCAACAACTGGCCATCCAAACTGTCATGCAAATCGGCCACCGAAGCCAGTACGCCACCACCAAAACTAATCCGAATCACCGGATAACGCTGCGTCCAATCCCAGTGTGCATCGGCATACAACCCCGAGAACAGGGCACGGTTTCCCTCGAACAATTCTTTCAGCGTATCCAAAAACAAACTTTTCCCGAAGCGGCGCGGGCGGCTCAAAAAATAGCAGTTCCCTTGATCGATGAGTTGCAGCGCATAGGCTGTTTTGTCCACGTAGTAATGCCCGTCACCTTCTCGCAGTTTGGCGAAGGTCTGGATGCCAATCGGCAATTTGCGGCGGCGCGGAGAGGATGTGGACATTATGTGAGCAGGTCAGGTCGGCAAACCAGTGTCATGTCATCGCCGGGGTGAGGGGAATGCGTCGCCAAACACACCGACATTTGCAGCTTGACGCAACACCAGATAGCAAAGGGAAAGGCCCATCATCCATTCCCACGCACCTTGCCCAACGCCATGGCGGCGGCAGCGGTGCGCGTTTCCACACCGAGTTTCTCAAACACATGCTCCAAATGTTTATGCACCGTGCGCGGGCTGGTGCCGAGAATCTCGCCAATATCGCGATTGGTTTTGCCCTGAATCACCCAGTGCAACACCTCGGTTTCGCGCGCGGTGAGCTGCGGAAACGCCAGCGCCAGCGCCTCTTGCAACGCCGCTTCCGAGGCTTCGCGCAACACCACCATCCACTCGCCTTCGGCGGTGTGATCCGGCAGCGCGTGCAGGGCAAAACTCAAGCGGTTGGGGCCCCGCGCCACCGTCAACCCCTGCGGCTCGGCCCCCGCACGGCGGCGCAGCGATTCACGCGCCACCCAGGCGCATAACTCCGGCGGCGTGGTCACTTCGGGCAGGCCGGGGAAATAGTCGTTCATGAAGCGCCGCGCCAGCGCGGTCTGCCACAGGCGCCGGCCATCACGCTCACGCACCATCAGCGTGGCATGGCCGAAAGCGTCCAGCGCATTGCGGGCCTGGCGTTGTGCCCGGGCGGTGTTCAGATGGGCCGTCAAGCGCGCCAGCACCTCGCGGGTGCGAATCGGCTTGGTAACGTAGTCAATACCCCCCGCCGCAAAGGCGGCCACCACATGCTCGGTGTCCGTCAACCCAGTCATGAACACGATGGGGATGGCAGAGGTTTCCGGATTCGCCTTGAGGCGGCGGGCCACCTCAAAACCGTCCATGCCGGGCATCACGGCGTCCAGCAGCACGATGTCGGGCTGGGCCTGGGCAGCGCGCAGCAAGGCGGCTTCGCCGTTGGTCGCCACCAGCACGGTGTAGCCGGATTCGTCCAGCGCATCGTGCAGCACGGCCAGGTTGTCCGGCACATCGTCCACGATGAGCACCACGTCGGTGGCGTTGGGGTCAAGCAGATCGGAGTTCATCAAGAGCGTCACGCAGCAGGCCGTCCAGGGCCTCAAACTGGAATGCCCGCGCCAGAGGGCGCAGGCGTTGAATAAAAGGTTCAGTGTCCGGCCGTTCCGCCTGAATCTGGTCGAGCTGGCGCAAGATGCCGCGTGGATAGCCCATGGCCACCACCCGCCGCAAGGTTTCCAGCGCCACGGCATCGGGCAGCACCCGAGGGCCATTCGATCCCACCCCGGCTGCGGCATGCGCCGGTGCCGCATCCGGCTGCGGCACCGGCGCACCGGCCTGCCACTGCAAATGCAAGCGCCGACCGAGCCAATCCAGCACATCGGCCCGGCGCACGGGTTTGACGAGAAAGTCCGCTGGGGTGATGCCCACGTCGTTGTCCAGCCCTTTGTCGAAGGCATTGGCCGAAACGATGGCCACCGGCGCCAAGCTCAAGCCCTGGGCGCGCAGCCGCCGCAAGGTTTCCCAGCCATCGATGCCCGGCATGGCCAAATCCATGAAGATCGCATCCGGTTGCAGATCGGCCAGCCGCGCCAAACAGGCTTCCCCCGAGGCCGCTTGCTCGATCACAAAACCCAGGGGTTGCAAGGAATCGGCCAGCCAAGCGCGGTCGGCTTCCTCGTTATCTACCACCAAAATGGTGCGGCGCGGGCCGTCGTAGCCGACCCGCGTCGGGCCGGGTCGTCCGCCGACGGGCTCGGTGCGGGCCAGGCTGACTTCGGGCAAAAACAAGCGCACGCTGAACGTCGTACCCTGCCCCGGCGTGCTGCGGGCGCTGAGTTCACCGCCCATCAGCTCGGTCAACATTTTGCTGATGGTCAGCCCCAAACCCGTGCCCGTGGCTGCCCCACCCGCCGCCGAACCGCGCACAAACGGGTCGAACACGCGCTCCAATTCGGCCTCGCTCATGCCAGGGCCGGAATCGACGATGTCCAACCGTGCCATTTCCCGCGCATACCGCAGCCGAAACACCACCCCACCGTGGTGCGTGAATTTGACGGCATTGCCCAACAGGTTGATGAGAATCTGCCGCAAGCGCCGCTCGTCAGCCCGCACGGCTTCGGGCACATCGTGGCCGAAATCGCGCTCGAAACGAATGCCTTTGGCCTGGGCCTGCAACTCGAACATGCCGGCGATCTCGTCCATCAAATGACGAAACGCCATGGGCCGCACCTCCAGCGAAAGTTTGCCGCTTTCGATGCGGGCAATGTCCAGCGTCCCTTCAATCAAACTCAGCAAATGATCCCCGCCCCGGCGAATCACGCTGACCGCTTGGCGACGGTTCGCTGGCATCGACGCATCCTCCTCCAGCAACTGCGCGTAACCCAGAATGGAATTCAACGGCGTGCGCAGCTCGTGGCTGATGGCACTGATATAACGCGTTTTGGCTTGGTTGGCGGCTTCGGCCTGGCGCTTGGCTTCTTGCAATTGCAGGTCGGTTTGGCGGTGGGAATCGATCTCGCGCATCAAGGCTTCGGTTTGGCGCGAGATTTCCTCGTGCGCCACCTGGCGGCTGCGGTGCGCCAACACCAACCACCACGCCACCACGCTGGCCACCAGCAGCAACGCGGCATACGCCTTGAGAAACCCGGCGCGCAGCACCGGCTCCAAGAGCGCCAGCGTCTGGGCCGGCAACAGGGCGCCGCGCTCGCCCAATTGTTTGACTTCCTGGCGGTACAGCAGCACAAACAGCGCCCCCAACAACGGCACGATGGCGCTCATCAACAGCAAGTAGTGGCCCAGGCCGGTGTCCACCCGCGTGGCCAAACGCCGGGGCAACCACCGCTCCAGCACCGCCGACCAGCGTTGCCACACCCAATCCACCAAACGGGGTTGAGGTTTGCAACGATCGGCGCAACGGGCATCCAGGGTGCAGCACAGCGAGCAGATCAAACCGCCGTAGGCGGGGCAACGGGCCATGTCTTCGGCCTGATAGTCGCGCTCGCACACCACGCAACGGTACAAACGCCCCGGCACCAGCACTTCGGGGGGACGCGCCAAGTAATACCGCCCCCGCGTGGCCCAAGCGATGGCCGGCGCCGCCAGCAAAGCGGTCACCAAAGCGATGAGGGCTGAAAACGCCTGCGCCATCGACCCGAACGCCCCCAAGTGCGCCGCCACCGACAGCACCGAGGCCAAGCCCATCGCGCCCACGCCCACGGGGTTGATGTCTGGCAGGTAGGCGCGGCGAAACTCGATGCCGGGGGGGCTCCAGCCCAGCGGCTTGTTGATCACCAAATCCGCCACTACGGCCATGATCCACGAGATGGCGATGTTGGAAAACAGCCCCAGCACCCCGCCCAGGGCTTGGAACACATCCAACTCCATCAGCATGAGCGCAATCAGGATGTTGAACACCATCCACACCACCCGCCCCGGATGGCTGTGCGTGACCCGTGAAAAAAAATTGCTCCACGCCAGCGAACCGGCATAAGCGTTCGTCACGTTGATCTTGAGCTGCGAGACGATCACCAGCAGCGCCGTGGCCGCCACCGCCCAGCCGTAGTGGCCGAACATGTACTCGTAGGCCGCCAGGTACATCTGATTCGGATCGACCGCCCGTTCGGCTGGCACCATGTGGCTGATTGCCAAGTACGCCAGCAACGCGCCGCCCAACATCTTCAGCACCCCCGGCACCACCCAGCCCGGGCCGCCGACCAACACCGCTGCATCCCACGCCCGCCGGTTGGTGACGGTGCGTTCGGGCATGAACCGCAGGTAATCCACCTGCTCGCCCATCTGGGTGATGAGGGCAATGCCCACCGTCATCGCCGCGCCAAACCCTTGGAGCTGAAAGCCTGCCGTCTGCCCACCCTCCCCGCCGTATTGCACCAAACCGTGCAACACCTGCGGGTTGTGTTGCAACACGTACCCATACGGCAGCACCAGCAGCACCAGCCACAGCGGCTGCGTCCACACCTGCAACGTGCTGATGGCGGTGACGCCGTGTGTCACCACCGGCAGCACACCCAAGGCGCACAACAGATAACCCCAAGCCGGGGGAATGTCGAAAGCCAGCTCCAAGGCGTACGCCATGATCGCGGCTTCCAGGGCGAAGAAAATGAAGGTGAAACTGGCGTAGATGAGCGAGGTCAGCGTCGAGCCGAGGTAACCGAAGCCGGCGCCGCGTGTGAGCAAATCCATGTCCACACCGTGGCGCGCCGCGTAGACGCTGATGGGCCAGCCGGCCAGGAAAATCACCAATCCCGTGGCCAAAATCGCCCAAAACGCATTCAAAAAACCATACTGCACCAACAGCGTGGCACCCACCGCCTCCAACACCAGGAAGGACGAGGCCCCAAACGCCGTGTTCGCCACCCGCCACACCGACCACTTGCGAAAGGCATGCGGTGTGAAACGCAGCGCGTAATCCTCCAGCGTTTCGGAGGCTACCCAGGCGTTGTAATCGCGCCGGATGGTGACGACGCGCTGCGCCGCTGGGGGTTCAGGCCCAGGGGGGGGTGTCATCGGCGTCGGTTGGCGCAGGCGCGGGGGCTGCCGCTGCAACCGGGGCCGGCTCGGCCACGGGCAAGGCACCGGGCGCGAGTTCGCCGCACAAAGCCAGCAGCAAATCGACCAGCCACTGGCGCAGCTCGCCGGTGGTGATGGCCACATCGGCATCGAACGATTCTTCGGCCGACAACCCGGCGCCCGATGTGCTTTCAAACACCCCGTCGTCGAACGCCAAACGCTTCACCTGCCACGACTCGGTGAGCACGAACGACACCCGCCCGCGCCACGTCAACGCCAAGCGCGTCGGCTGCTTGCCGGCTTGGATGTGGCCGCGCACCTCGTCAATGTCCAGCGCGTGGCGGGCGTAACGCACGGCGGATTTCAACTCGTCCGGCGCTTTCAGCTCGCAAT is a genomic window of Vitreoscilla filiformis containing:
- a CDS encoding hybrid sensor histidine kinase/response regulator produces the protein MTPPPGPEPPAAQRVVTIRRDYNAWVASETLEDYALRFTPHAFRKWSVWRVANTAFGASSFLVLEAVGATLLVQYGFLNAFWAILATGLVIFLAGWPISVYAARHGVDMDLLTRGAGFGYLGSTLTSLIYASFTFIFFALEAAIMAYALELAFDIPPAWGYLLCALGVLPVVTHGVTAISTLQVWTQPLWLVLLVLPYGYVLQHNPQVLHGLVQYGGEGGQTAGFQLQGFGAAMTVGIALITQMGEQVDYLRFMPERTVTNRRAWDAAVLVGGPGWVVPGVLKMLGGALLAYLAISHMVPAERAVDPNQMYLAAYEYMFGHYGWAVAATALLVIVSQLKINVTNAYAGSLAWSNFFSRVTHSHPGRVVWMVFNILIALMLMELDVFQALGGVLGLFSNIAISWIMAVVADLVINKPLGWSPPGIEFRRAYLPDINPVGVGAMGLASVLSVAAHLGAFGSMAQAFSALIALVTALLAAPAIAWATRGRYYLARPPEVLVPGRLYRCVVCERDYQAEDMARCPAYGGLICSLCCTLDARCADRCKPQPRLVDWVWQRWSAVLERWLPRRLATRVDTGLGHYLLLMSAIVPLLGALFVLLYRQEVKQLGERGALLPAQTLALLEPVLRAGFLKAYAALLLVASVVAWWLVLAHRSRQVAHEEISRQTEALMREIDSHRQTDLQLQEAKRQAEAANQAKTRYISAISHELRTPLNSILGYAQLLEEDASMPANRRQAVSVIRRGGDHLLSLIEGTLDIARIESGKLSLEVRPMAFRHLMDEIAGMFELQAQAKGIRFERDFGHDVPEAVRADERRLRQILINLLGNAVKFTHHGGVVFRLRYAREMARLDIVDSGPGMSEAELERVFDPFVRGSAAGGAATGTGLGLTISKMLTELMGGELSARSTPGQGTTFSVRLFLPEVSLARTEPVGGRPGPTRVGYDGPRRTILVVDNEEADRAWLADSLQPLGFVIEQAASGEACLARLADLQPDAIFMDLAMPGIDGWETLRRLRAQGLSLAPVAIVSANAFDKGLDNDVGITPADFLVKPVRRADVLDWLGRRLHLQWQAGAPVPQPDAAPAHAAAGVGSNGPRVLPDAVALETLRRVVAMGYPRGILRQLDQIQAERPDTEPFIQRLRPLARAFQFEALDGLLRDALDELRSA
- a CDS encoding response regulator transcription factor, which produces MNSDLLDPNATDVVLIVDDVPDNLAVLHDALDESGYTVLVATNGEAALLRAAQAQPDIVLLDAVMPGMDGFEVARRLKANPETSAIPIVFMTGLTDTEHVVAAFAAGGIDYVTKPIRTREVLARLTAHLNTARAQRQARNALDAFGHATLMVRERDGRRLWQTALARRFMNDYFPGLPEVTTPPELCAWVARESLRRRAGAEPQGLTVARGPNRLSFALHALPDHTAEGEWMVVLREASEAALQEALALAFPQLTARETEVLHWVIQGKTNRDIGEILGTSPRTVHKHLEHVFEKLGVETRTAAAAMALGKVRGNG
- the urtA gene encoding urea ABC transporter substrate-binding protein, translating into MKISRRSITALAATACALGFSSLAQAADTIKVGILHSLSGTMAISETVLKDVALMTIDEINAKGGVLGKKLEPVVVDPASNWPLFAEKAKQLITQDKVAAVFGCWTSVSRKSVLPVFEETNSLLFYPVQYEGEELSKNVFYTGAAPNQQAIPAVEYLMSKDGGSAKRFVLLGTDYVYPRTTNKILRAFLKAKGIPESDIMEEYTPFGHADYQSIIAKIKKFASEGKKTAVVSTINGDSNVPFYKELGNQGLKATDVPVVAFSVGEEELRGVDTKPLVGHLAAWNYFMSIKSPANTEFVKKWSEYAKAKKIPGHADKPLTNDPMEATYIGLHMWAQAVAKAKTTDTDKVIAAMAGQTFQAPGGFMSTMDKENHHLWKPVFIGEVKADGQFNVVWKTKGPVQADPWSDYIAENKGKKNVPTKK
- a CDS encoding ATP-binding protein: MSTSSPRRRKLPIGIQTFAKLREGDGHYYVDKTAYALQLIDQGNCYFLSRPRRFGKSLFLDTLKELFEGNRALFSGLYADAHWDWTQRYPVIRISFGGGVLASVADLHDSLDGQLLPHEAACGLAQQMLSMRRRLSHLIEALHAQCGQRVVVLVDEYDKPILDNITDSARATEMREALKDLYSVLKDSDAHLKFVLLTGVSKFSKVSLFSGLNHLEDITLDARFSAICGYTDEDVDTVFAPELPGLDREDIRRWYNGYNWLGEGVYNPFDVLLLFRHRDFRPYWFETGTPTFLVKLLAERQFFTPDLSQVMAMEQLISSFDVEDIPPEALLFQTGYLTLRGREELSRAQWVYTLGYPNREVETSLNGALLKGYGVPDRQGLTARMQLLKLLRAGDATGMQAVFHALFASIPHDWYRKNKLAEFEGHYASVFYSYFAASGLEIRLEDTTNHGRIDMAVLFNNAVWLFEFKVVELVPKGEALAQCRRRGYAEKYRGRGEPIYLIGIEFSRTTRNIVGFEVETENPVG